One genomic region from Gemmobacter aquarius encodes:
- a CDS encoding cytochrome c biogenesis CcdA family protein has product MFGIEIFDAGLAPAMLIALLAGVLSFLSPCVLPIVPPYLAYMGGISMGDIKGAARRRVILPALFFVMGLSTVFLLLGFAASAFGSFFLQNQLWFSRLSGVVVIVFGLHFLGLFRIAILDREARLDAGDRGGSAFGAYVLGLAFAFGWTPCIGPQLGAILSLAAQEGSLSRGTVLLAVYAAGLGLPFLLAALFIERAVGVMARLKRHMKAIERAMGVLLLAVGLALVTGAFTDVSWWLLETFDRFGIPLLG; this is encoded by the coding sequence ATGTTCGGAATTGAAATCTTTGACGCAGGGCTTGCGCCCGCCATGCTGATCGCCCTTTTGGCGGGGGTCCTGTCGTTCCTGTCGCCTTGCGTGCTGCCCATCGTGCCGCCGTATCTGGCCTATATGGGCGGGATCAGCATGGGCGATATCAAAGGGGCGGCGCGGCGGCGGGTGATCTTGCCTGCGCTGTTCTTCGTCATGGGGTTGTCGACGGTTTTCCTGCTGCTCGGGTTTGCGGCTTCGGCCTTCGGGTCTTTCTTCTTGCAGAACCAGCTTTGGTTTTCGCGCCTGTCGGGTGTGGTTGTGATCGTGTTCGGCCTGCATTTTCTGGGGCTGTTCCGGATTGCGATTTTGGACCGCGAGGCGCGTCTGGATGCGGGGGACAGGGGCGGGTCGGCCTTTGGCGCCTATGTGCTGGGGCTGGCATTCGCCTTTGGCTGGACGCCCTGCATCGGGCCGCAGCTGGGGGCGATCTTGTCCTTGGCCGCGCAGGAGGGGTCTTTGTCGCGGGGGACGGTGCTGCTGGCGGTTTATGCTGCGGGGCTGGGCTTGCCGTTCCTGCTGGCCGCGCTGTTCATCGAGCGGGCGGTGGGGGTGATGGCGCGGCTGAAGCGGCATATGAAGGCGATCGAGCGGGCAATGGGTGTGCTGCTTCTGGCGGTGGGTCTGGCGCTGGTGACGGGGGCCTTTACCGATGTGAGCTGGTGGCTTTTGGAGACATTCGACCGCTTCGGCATTCCGCTCTTGGGCTAG
- a CDS encoding dimethylsulfonioproprionate lyase family protein yields MDLAGRLAAGIRAAVAGLPGAADFLADWPEGGARRAQVPGVLPVCRWLEGMAGGLGGEVARGAVALEWRQTYGAGDFGAAFLERYGWTEIVGLRGPVPSERVAAGFLLLGPDVTYPAHAHEAAEIYLPLSGVAWWQKGDAAFAPVPVGQAIHHAPWVPHAMRTGAEPMLALYLWRGGDLAAKSVILG; encoded by the coding sequence ATGGATCTGGCGGGGCGATTGGCAGCGGGGATCAGGGCGGCGGTGGCAGGCCTGCCCGGGGCTGCGGATTTTCTGGCGGATTGGCCGGAGGGTGGCGCGCGCCGGGCGCAGGTGCCGGGCGTGCTGCCGGTGTGCCGCTGGCTGGAGGGCATGGCGGGCGGGTTGGGCGGCGAGGTGGCGCGGGGGGCGGTGGCGCTGGAGTGGCGGCAGACCTATGGCGCGGGCGATTTCGGCGCGGCGTTTCTGGAGCGTTACGGCTGGACCGAGATCGTGGGTTTGCGCGGGCCGGTGCCGTCGGAGCGTGTGGCGGCGGGGTTCCTGCTTCTGGGGCCGGATGTGACCTATCCTGCCCACGCACATGAGGCGGCCGAGATCTATCTGCCGCTGTCGGGCGTGGCGTGGTGGCAGAAGGGCGATGCCGCCTTTGCGCCCGTGCCGGTAGGTCAGGCGATCCATCACGCGCCATGGGTGCCGCATGCGATGCGGACGGGGGCGGAGCCGATGCTCGCGCTTTATCTATGGCGCGGCGGCGATCTGGCGGCGAAGTCGGTGATTCTGGGGTGA
- a CDS encoding TylF/MycF/NovP-related O-methyltransferase, protein MPNPIKRITRNLRDLKVGRKSYEAGLLAKVVQVDAAKSAVVDRYLDLMRDVMIGRLTRDPAQPYITRPQIEASGPDFVIQPVAYDEATRDNGLDWPMTAFSMIGTKRMDNLRGICIAAIADGVGGDFVETGVWRGGACIFMRAILEAHGCTDRKVWVCDSFEGLPPPDAGEFPADEGLNLNEYDGLSISLEAVQDNFRSFGLLDGQVEFVKGWFKDTLHVAPIERIAVLRLDGDLYQSTIEALEALYPKVSPGGYVIVDDYGAFEACRKAVHDYLGKIGSGDITLANIDGIGAWFQKPA, encoded by the coding sequence ATGCCGAACCCTATCAAGCGAATCACCCGTAATCTTCGCGATCTCAAGGTCGGGCGTAAATCTTACGAGGCCGGGCTTTTGGCGAAGGTCGTGCAGGTCGATGCGGCGAAATCTGCCGTGGTGGACCGGTATCTGGACCTGATGCGCGATGTGATGATCGGGCGGCTGACGCGCGATCCGGCGCAGCCCTATATCACGCGACCGCAGATCGAGGCATCTGGCCCAGATTTCGTGATCCAGCCTGTGGCCTATGACGAAGCGACGCGGGACAACGGGCTTGATTGGCCGATGACAGCGTTTTCGATGATCGGCACGAAGCGGATGGACAATCTGCGAGGGATTTGTATCGCCGCTATCGCGGACGGGGTTGGCGGTGATTTCGTCGAGACCGGGGTCTGGCGCGGGGGGGCCTGCATCTTTATGCGGGCCATTCTGGAGGCGCATGGCTGCACGGACCGCAAGGTCTGGGTCTGCGACAGTTTCGAGGGGCTGCCGCCACCCGATGCGGGCGAATTCCCTGCCGATGAAGGGTTGAACCTGAACGAATACGACGGGCTTTCGATCTCGCTCGAGGCGGTGCAGGACAATTTCCGCTCTTTCGGTCTGCTCGACGGTCAGGTCGAATTCGTGAAGGGCTGGTTCAAGGACACGCTGCATGTGGCGCCGATCGAGCGGATCGCCGTGCTGCGGCTGGACGGGGATTTGTATCAATCCACCATCGAGGCTCTGGAGGCGCTTTATCCCAAGGTTTCGCCGGGCGGCTATGTGATCGTGGACGATTACGGGGCGTTCGAGGCCTGCCGCAAGGCAGTGCACGATTATCTGGGAAAGATCGGGTCTGGCGACATCACGCTTGCGAATATCGACGGCATCGGGGCCTGGTTCCAGAAACCGGCCTGA
- a CDS encoding cytochrome P450: MRLFRADILSAQPARLYRAWMAEFRTPFFRSYLCNDPALVALALNGRPEDFPKSLRVAEGLRPLLGRSVFVTNGEEWKRQRRIIDPAFEGGRLRDAFAGIWAAGEAAVARMPEGVVEVEEEASFAAADVIFRTLFSIPIGHEVAGKVFAEFRAYQRAQPILNLAAFVPLPAWMPRFHRAGVRRSAAVIRGLITGLTEGRAREIAAGTAPDDLATKIMVTVDPVTGERFDTEEMVDQVAIFFLAGHETSASALGWALYLLASHPEVQERVALETAGMTPEFAALSRLRLTRDVFREALRLYPPVPMMVRETVKPEVFRGRAVKRGAQVVLSSWHLGRHERIWDDPDGFDPDRWVREETKQAARDGWLPFSSGPRVCTGAGFAMLEGVVLLAQLVRAFRFEVVEGRVPVPVAHLTVRAKDGIWLRVVRR; this comes from the coding sequence ATGCGGCTGTTCCGGGCCGATATCCTGTCGGCGCAGCCCGCGCGGCTGTATCGGGCGTGGATGGCCGAATTCAGGACGCCGTTCTTTCGCAGCTATCTGTGCAACGATCCGGCGCTGGTGGCGCTGGCCCTGAACGGTCGGCCCGAGGATTTTCCGAAAAGCCTGCGGGTGGCCGAGGGGTTGCGCCCGCTGCTCGGGCGGTCGGTCTTTGTGACCAATGGCGAAGAGTGGAAGCGGCAGAGGCGGATCATCGATCCGGCCTTTGAGGGGGGGCGTTTGCGCGATGCCTTTGCAGGCATCTGGGCGGCGGGCGAGGCGGCGGTGGCACGGATGCCCGAAGGCGTGGTCGAGGTCGAGGAGGAGGCGAGTTTCGCCGCCGCCGACGTGATCTTTCGCACGCTGTTTTCGATTCCCATCGGCCATGAAGTGGCCGGCAAGGTGTTCGCCGAATTCCGCGCCTATCAGCGGGCGCAGCCGATCCTGAACCTTGCGGCTTTCGTGCCGCTGCCGGCTTGGATGCCGAGGTTTCATCGGGCGGGGGTGCGGCGGTCGGCGGCGGTGATCCGCGGGTTGATCACCGGGCTGACCGAGGGGCGGGCAAGGGAGATTGCGGCAGGGACCGCGCCGGACGATCTGGCGACGAAGATCATGGTGACGGTCGATCCGGTGACCGGCGAGCGGTTCGACACGGAGGAAATGGTCGATCAGGTTGCGATCTTCTTTCTGGCGGGGCACGAGACGAGTGCCAGTGCGCTGGGCTGGGCGCTGTATCTGCTGGCATCGCATCCCGAGGTGCAAGAGCGGGTGGCTTTGGAAACGGCGGGAATGACGCCGGAATTTGCCGCGCTGTCGCGGTTGCGGCTGACCCGCGATGTGTTCCGCGAGGCGCTGCGGCTTTACCCGCCCGTGCCGATGATGGTCCGCGAGACGGTGAAGCCCGAGGTGTTTCGCGGGCGGGCGGTGAAGCGGGGGGCACAGGTCGTGCTGTCGTCATGGCATCTGGGGCGGCACGAGCGGATCTGGGACGATCCGGACGGGTTCGATCCTGACCGCTGGGTGCGCGAGGAGACCAAGCAGGCGGCACGCGACGGGTGGTTGCCGTTTTCCAGCGGACCGAGGGTGTGCACTGGTGCGGGCTTTGCGATGCTGGAGGGGGTGGTGCTGCTGGCGCAACTGGTGCGGGCGTTCCGCTTCGAGGTGGTCGAAGGCCGGGTGCCGGTGCCGGTGGCGCATCTGACTGTGCGCGCCAAGGACGGGATATGGCTGCGGGTGGTGCGCCGGTAG
- a CDS encoding Rne/Rng family ribonuclease, with product MTKKMLIDATHAEETRVVVVDGNKVEEFDFETVNKRQLAGNIYLAKVTRVEPSLQAAFVDYGGNRHGFLAFAEIHPDYYQIPVADRKALLEEERALNRAEDEEDNRRSRPRSNGNGNGNSRPRPEGQRRDAVRSSEIGGMDVVDLGDETGADALVTPVEAEAAVVETHEAQDHSHDHDHANDHGHDHDHSQGDENGNGDTTPAPYRAMDHASDTDDEIESIAEEDVAEEISAPRKPRARRYKIQEVVKVRQIMLVQVVKEERGNKGAALTTYLSLAGRYCVLMPNTARGGGISRKITQATDRKKLKEIAQEIEVPEGAGLIIRTAGAKRTKPEIKRDYEYLMRLWEQIRELTLKSIAPAAIYEEGNLIKRSIRDLYSREIDEILVEGEAGYRTAKDFMRMIMPSHARLVKRYDEAMPLFARFQVESYLGGMFNPVVQLKSGGYIVIGITEALVAIDVNSGRATKEGSIEDTALKTNLEAAEEVARQLRLRDLAGLIVIDFIDMEERRNNAAVEKKLKDKLKTDRARIQVGRISGFGLMEMSRQRLRPGMLESTTQPCSHCHGTGLIRSDDSLGLQVLRALEEEGTRKRSKEVLLKAPIGIVNFLINGKREHIALIEARYGMAVRIECDPAMVSPDYVIEKFKTATRVVPEQSSVISGHAGLMGAAVDEYEDEDLPLEDLDEVEEAEVEETEAEAKSEPRAAAAAEGAANGNGKKKRRRRRRRKGPGNGTGTDAAGAEDGSDGDDEGDDEGDEDQDGEAVAVEAAVVAEPVAEAPKKLTRTRGGAKAKKAAEPVAEVEAETVAEPVGEAAVETVAEVAKPAKKPSSRSKAAKVEPEAGDAGEAPVKKPSGRARGKAKEVAAVEAAPVVEAGDAAPVEVAAPVAEARPAEQVRAEPVRAEVMQPAPAEASAPESAPESAPEEDSGKPRKKGWWSLGR from the coding sequence ATGACCAAGAAAATGCTTATCGATGCCACCCATGCGGAAGAGACCCGCGTTGTGGTGGTGGACGGAAACAAGGTCGAAGAATTCGACTTTGAGACGGTCAACAAGCGGCAGCTCGCCGGAAACATCTATCTCGCCAAGGTGACGCGCGTCGAGCCGTCGTTGCAGGCGGCTTTCGTGGATTACGGCGGAAACCGGCACGGGTTTCTGGCCTTTGCCGAGATCCATCCGGATTATTACCAGATCCCCGTCGCCGACCGCAAAGCGCTGCTTGAGGAAGAGCGGGCGCTGAACCGGGCCGAGGACGAGGAGGACAATCGTCGCAGCCGGCCGCGCAGCAACGGCAACGGCAACGGCAATTCGCGGCCCCGCCCTGAAGGGCAGCGCCGCGATGCGGTGAGATCGTCGGAGATCGGCGGGATGGATGTCGTCGATCTGGGCGACGAGACGGGCGCGGATGCGCTGGTCACGCCGGTCGAGGCCGAAGCTGCGGTGGTCGAGACGCATGAGGCGCAGGATCACTCGCATGATCACGACCACGCCAACGATCATGGGCATGACCACGACCATTCGCAGGGCGACGAGAACGGCAATGGCGATACCACGCCCGCGCCTTATCGGGCGATGGACCATGCCAGCGATACCGACGACGAGATCGAGTCGATCGCCGAAGAGGACGTGGCCGAGGAGATCAGCGCGCCAAGAAAGCCCCGTGCGCGGCGTTACAAGATACAGGAAGTGGTCAAGGTCCGGCAGATCATGCTGGTGCAGGTGGTCAAGGAGGAGCGCGGCAACAAGGGCGCTGCGCTGACGACCTATCTGTCGCTGGCCGGTCGTTATTGCGTGCTGATGCCGAACACGGCGCGGGGCGGCGGCATCAGCCGCAAGATCACCCAAGCGACCGACCGCAAGAAGCTGAAAGAGATCGCGCAGGAGATCGAGGTGCCGGAAGGTGCCGGTCTGATCATCCGCACGGCGGGGGCCAAGCGCACCAAGCCCGAGATCAAGCGCGATTACGAATATCTGATGCGCCTGTGGGAGCAGATCCGCGAGTTGACGCTGAAATCGATCGCTCCGGCGGCGATTTACGAAGAGGGCAACCTGATCAAGCGGTCGATCCGTGACCTTTACAGCCGCGAGATCGACGAGATCCTGGTCGAGGGCGAAGCGGGTTATCGCACCGCCAAGGATTTCATGCGGATGATCATGCCGAGCCATGCGCGGCTGGTGAAACGCTATGACGAGGCGATGCCTTTGTTCGCGCGCTTTCAGGTCGAAAGCTATCTGGGCGGCATGTTCAACCCTGTCGTGCAGTTGAAATCGGGCGGTTACATCGTCATCGGGATCACCGAGGCGCTGGTTGCCATCGATGTCAACTCGGGTCGGGCGACGAAGGAGGGGTCCATCGAGGACACCGCCTTGAAGACCAACCTCGAAGCGGCGGAAGAAGTGGCGCGGCAGTTGCGGCTGCGCGACCTTGCCGGTCTGATCGTCATCGACTTCATCGACATGGAAGAGCGGCGTAACAATGCCGCGGTCGAGAAGAAGCTGAAGGACAAGCTGAAAACCGACCGTGCGCGGATTCAGGTGGGCCGGATTTCCGGTTTCGGCCTGATGGAGATGAGCCGCCAGCGGCTGCGTCCGGGGATGCTGGAAAGCACCACCCAGCCGTGCAGCCATTGCCATGGCACGGGGCTGATCCGGTCGGACGATTCGCTTGGTTTGCAGGTTCTGCGGGCGCTGGAAGAAGAGGGCACGCGCAAGCGGTCCAAAGAGGTGCTGCTGAAAGCGCCGATCGGGATCGTCAACTTCCTGATCAACGGCAAGCGCGAGCATATCGCGCTGATCGAGGCGCGCTATGGCATGGCGGTCCGGATCGAGTGTGATCCGGCGATGGTCAGCCCCGATTACGTGATCGAGAAGTTCAAGACCGCGACTCGGGTTGTGCCCGAGCAATCGAGCGTGATTTCGGGCCATGCCGGTCTGATGGGCGCGGCTGTCGACGAATACGAGGACGAGGACCTGCCGCTGGAAGACCTCGACGAGGTCGAGGAGGCCGAGGTCGAGGAGACGGAAGCCGAGGCCAAATCCGAGCCGCGTGCGGCGGCGGCGGCCGAGGGTGCCGCCAATGGCAACGGCAAGAAGAAGCGCCGGCGTCGGCGTCGGCGGAAGGGTCCGGGCAATGGCACGGGCACGGATGCTGCGGGAGCCGAGGACGGTTCTGACGGCGACGACGAAGGCGATGACGAGGGCGACGAGGATCAGGACGGCGAAGCTGTTGCTGTCGAAGCTGCCGTGGTTGCCGAGCCTGTCGCCGAAGCGCCGAAGAAGCTGACGCGGACCCGTGGCGGGGCCAAGGCCAAAAAGGCTGCCGAGCCTGTTGCCGAGGTGGAAGCCGAAACCGTCGCAGAGCCTGTCGGCGAGGCGGCTGTCGAAACTGTTGCCGAGGTGGCGAAGCCAGCGAAGAAGCCGTCGAGCCGGTCGAAGGCTGCAAAGGTCGAGCCCGAGGCTGGCGATGCAGGTGAAGCGCCGGTGAAGAAGCCGTCGGGCCGGGCGCGTGGCAAGGCGAAGGAAGTTGCTGCGGTCGAGGCTGCACCAGTGGTCGAGGCCGGGGATGCGGCGCCTGTCGAGGTTGCGGCACCTGTGGCCGAGGCACGTCCGGCGGAGCAAGTTCGGGCGGAGCCGGTTCGGGCGGAGGTGATGCAGCCTGCGCCTGCCGAGGCCAGTGCGCCCGAGAGTGCTCCCGAGAGTGCTCCCGAGGAAGACAGCGGCAAGCCGCGCAAGAAGGGTTGGTGGTCGCTGGGCCGCTGA
- a CDS encoding DUF4169 family protein: MAEIVNLRAKRKEAARKEARKKADENAAKHGLTKAERNLQKARADQARANLDGKKRE; the protein is encoded by the coding sequence ATGGCCGAGATCGTCAACCTGCGCGCCAAACGCAAAGAGGCAGCCCGCAAGGAGGCCCGCAAAAAGGCTGACGAAAACGCCGCTAAGCACGGGTTGACCAAGGCCGAACGCAACCTGCAAAAGGCCCGCGCCGATCAGGCGCGGGCAAACCTCGACGGGAAAAAGCGCGAATGA
- a CDS encoding N-(5'-phosphoribosyl)anthranilate isomerase, giving the protein MKRNLLPLTPEGWIAHLFDAQAARDGGVIRRQIRDVERYVGREVFLAEMRRRGYPVVENAGQYVIFCNREPIRRLT; this is encoded by the coding sequence ATGAAACGCAATCTCTTGCCCCTCACCCCCGAAGGCTGGATCGCCCACCTGTTCGATGCCCAGGCGGCGCGCGACGGCGGCGTGATCCGCCGCCAGATCCGCGACGTCGAACGCTACGTCGGGCGCGAGGTATTTCTGGCCGAGATGCGAAGACGTGGCTATCCCGTGGTCGAAAACGCCGGCCAATACGTCATCTTTTGCAACCGCGAACCCATCCGCCGCCTCACATAG
- a CDS encoding SspB family protein: protein MARSIDYGNLMHRAMRSLIQSVLQDVAENGLPGAHHFFITFDTNHPDVAIADWLKSRYPSEMTVVIQHWFENLTVTDKGFSVTLNFGNQPEPLVIPFDAVRTFVDPSVEFGLRFETHNDDQDDDDDEEDDDGDDDPTPPHDAQVVSLDKFRKH from the coding sequence ATGGCCCGCTCCATCGATTACGGAAACCTGATGCACCGGGCGATGCGCAGCCTGATCCAGTCCGTCCTACAGGATGTGGCCGAAAACGGCCTGCCGGGGGCGCACCATTTCTTCATCACCTTCGACACCAACCACCCCGATGTCGCCATCGCCGACTGGCTCAAGTCGCGCTACCCGTCGGAAATGACCGTGGTGATCCAGCACTGGTTCGAAAACCTCACCGTCACCGACAAGGGGTTTTCCGTCACGCTCAACTTCGGCAACCAGCCCGAACCGCTCGTGATTCCCTTCGACGCGGTCCGCACCTTCGTCGACCCCTCGGTCGAATTCGGCCTGCGATTCGAAACCCATAACGACGATCAGGATGACGACGACGACGAAGAAGACGATGACGGCGACGACGACCCGACCCCGCCGCATGACGCGCAGGTCGTCAGCCTCGACAAATTCCGCAAACACTGA
- a CDS encoding S-methyl-5'-thioadenosine phosphorylase → MDSMIGVIGGSGLYDIDGLEGATWVKVTTPWGKPSDEILVGRLSGTPMAFLPRHGRGHVHAPSDINYRANIDALKRLGCTDIVAVSAVGSLREDYRPGDFVSVDQYIDRTFARTKSFFGAGCVAHVGFSDPTCPRLSDAVARAVPAGITLHRNATYIAMEGPQFSTRAESNLYRSWGADVIGMTAMPEAKLAREAELCYASLAMVTDYDCWHQGHAAVDVAQVIRTLTANAAQARDTVARLPAILAGDGPGGHTRPSCPHGCDHVLGTALMTAPAKRDPDLLAKLDAVAGRVLKG, encoded by the coding sequence ATGGATAGCATGATCGGCGTGATCGGCGGATCGGGCCTTTACGACATCGACGGTCTCGAAGGCGCCACATGGGTCAAAGTCACCACACCCTGGGGCAAACCCTCCGACGAAATCCTCGTCGGCCGCCTGTCCGGCACGCCGATGGCCTTTCTGCCCCGCCACGGGCGCGGCCATGTCCACGCCCCCTCGGACATCAACTATCGCGCCAATATCGACGCGCTCAAACGCCTCGGCTGCACCGACATCGTCGCCGTCTCGGCCGTCGGCAGCTTGCGCGAAGATTACCGCCCCGGCGATTTCGTATCGGTAGACCAGTATATCGACCGCACCTTCGCCCGCACCAAATCCTTCTTCGGCGCGGGCTGCGTCGCCCATGTCGGCTTTTCCGACCCGACCTGCCCGCGCCTGTCCGACGCCGTGGCACGCGCCGTCCCCGCAGGAATCACCCTGCACCGCAACGCCACCTATATCGCGATGGAGGGTCCGCAATTCTCGACCCGCGCCGAATCGAACCTGTATCGCAGCTGGGGCGCCGATGTGATCGGCATGACCGCCATGCCCGAAGCCAAACTCGCGCGTGAGGCCGAACTTTGCTACGCCTCGCTCGCCATGGTCACCGATTACGACTGCTGGCATCAGGGCCATGCTGCCGTCGATGTGGCGCAAGTCATCCGCACCCTGACCGCCAACGCAGCCCAGGCCCGCGACACGGTCGCCCGCCTGCCCGCCATACTGGCAGGCGATGGCCCCGGGGGCCACACGCGCCCGTCCTGCCCGCATGGCTGCGATCACGTCCTCGGCACCGCGCTGATGACCGCCCCCGCCAAGCGCGATCCCGACCTCCTCGCAAAACTCGACGCGGTCGCAGGCCGCGTGCTGAAAGGCTGA
- the fumC gene encoding class II fumarate hydratase, whose product MTATRTETDSFGPLEVPADKYWGAQTQRSIINFPIGWERQPVAIIRALGVIKKACALVNIDQGDITPDLGQAIAAAAQEVIEGRFDDNFPLVVWQTGSGTQSNMNANEVISNRAIEMLGGVMGSKKPVHPNDHVNMGQSSNDTFPTAMHVAIGMMARDVLIPGLEKLHHALDAKAVEFKDIIKIGRTHTQDATPLTLGQEFSGYAKQVEKGIARVKSCLPDIYELAQGGTAVGTGLNTRVGWDTRVAARIAEITSLPFVTAPNKFEALAAHDAMVMFSGALKTVAASLFKIANDLRLLGSGPRSGLGELILPENEPGSSIMPGKVNPTQAEALTMVCAHVMGNDAAVGFAGSQGHFELNVYNPMMSYNVLQSMQLLGDASASFTDNMVVGTQANVARIDKLMKESLMLVTALAPTIGYDNATKVAKTAHKNGTTLKEEAIALGFVDAETFDRVVRPEDMIGPKG is encoded by the coding sequence ATGACCGCCACCCGCACCGAAACCGACAGCTTCGGCCCGCTCGAAGTTCCCGCCGACAAATACTGGGGCGCCCAGACCCAGCGGTCGATCATCAACTTCCCCATCGGCTGGGAACGCCAGCCCGTGGCAATCATCCGCGCGCTCGGCGTCATCAAGAAAGCCTGCGCGCTGGTCAACATCGACCAGGGCGACATCACCCCCGACCTCGGCCAAGCCATCGCTGCCGCCGCGCAAGAGGTGATCGAGGGCCGCTTCGACGACAACTTCCCCCTCGTCGTCTGGCAAACCGGTTCCGGCACCCAGTCGAACATGAACGCGAACGAGGTGATCTCGAACCGCGCCATCGAAATGCTCGGCGGGGTCATGGGTTCGAAAAAACCGGTCCACCCCAACGACCACGTCAACATGGGCCAAAGCTCGAACGACACCTTCCCCACCGCCATGCACGTCGCCATCGGCATGATGGCGCGTGACGTGCTGATCCCCGGCCTTGAAAAACTCCACCACGCCCTCGACGCCAAAGCGGTCGAGTTCAAGGACATCATCAAGATCGGCCGCACCCACACGCAGGACGCCACCCCCCTGACCTTGGGTCAGGAATTCTCGGGCTATGCCAAACAGGTCGAAAAAGGCATCGCCCGCGTCAAATCCTGCCTGCCCGACATCTACGAACTCGCGCAAGGCGGCACCGCCGTCGGCACCGGCCTGAACACCCGTGTGGGCTGGGACACCCGCGTCGCCGCCCGCATCGCCGAAATCACGTCGCTCCCCTTCGTCACCGCGCCCAACAAATTCGAGGCGCTGGCCGCCCATGACGCCATGGTCATGTTTTCGGGCGCGCTGAAAACCGTCGCCGCCTCGCTGTTCAAGATCGCCAACGACCTGCGCCTCCTTGGCTCCGGCCCCCGCTCCGGCCTTGGCGAATTGATCCTGCCCGAAAACGAACCCGGATCGTCGATCATGCCGGGCAAGGTAAACCCCACCCAGGCCGAAGCCCTGACCATGGTCTGCGCCCATGTCATGGGCAACGACGCCGCCGTGGGTTTCGCAGGATCGCAAGGCCATTTCGAACTGAACGTCTACAACCCGATGATGTCCTATAACGTGTTGCAATCCATGCAGCTTCTGGGCGACGCGTCGGCCAGCTTCACCGACAACATGGTGGTCGGCACCCAAGCCAACGTGGCCCGAATCGACAAGCTGATGAAGGAATCGCTGATGCTGGTCACAGCACTCGCCCCCACCATCGGCTACGACAACGCAACCAAGGTCGCCAAGACCGCCCACAAGAACGGCACGACCCTGAAGGAAGAGGCCATCGCCTTGGGCTTCGTCGACGCCGAAACCTTCGACCGCGTCGTCCGCCCCGAAGACATGATCGGCCCCAAGGGCTGA
- a CDS encoding adenine phosphoribosyltransferase gives MKSDSAKTVRDYIRTIVDFPHEGILFRDVTTLFADPRGFRMCIDQLLAPYAGLRIDKVAGLEARGFILGGAVAHQLSTGFVPIRKKGKLPGTTISQSYTLEYGEAVVEIHDDALQPGEKVLLVDDLLATGGTAEAGIRLIERLGGQIAGCAFVVDLPDLGGRDRLRAMGMDVHTLCAFEGH, from the coding sequence ATGAAATCCGACTCCGCAAAAACCGTCAGGGATTACATCCGCACCATCGTAGACTTCCCGCACGAAGGGATCTTGTTCCGCGATGTCACAACCCTCTTCGCCGACCCGCGCGGGTTTCGCATGTGCATAGACCAGCTGCTCGCCCCCTACGCGGGCCTCCGCATCGACAAGGTCGCAGGTCTCGAAGCCCGCGGTTTCATCCTCGGCGGCGCGGTCGCACACCAGCTTTCCACCGGCTTCGTCCCGATCCGCAAAAAGGGCAAACTTCCCGGCACCACGATCAGCCAGTCCTACACCCTCGAATACGGCGAGGCGGTCGTCGAAATCCATGACGACGCCTTGCAACCGGGCGAAAAGGTGCTGCTCGTCGATGACCTGCTCGCCACCGGCGGCACGGCCGAGGCTGGCATCCGCCTCATCGAACGCCTCGGCGGCCAGATCGCCGGCTGCGCCTTCGTGGTCGACCTGCCCGACCTCGGCGGACGCGACCGCCTGCGCGCCATGGGTATGGATGTCCACACCCTCTGCGCCTTCGAAGGCCACTAG
- a CDS encoding ribbon-helix-helix domain-containing protein has protein sequence MTARPVKHSLTLRGHRTSVSLEEAFWQAFREIAAKRGVTLNQLAVEIDEGRETDIGLASAIRVFVLGELRG, from the coding sequence ATGACCGCCCGCCCCGTCAAACATTCCCTCACCCTGCGCGGCCACCGCACCAGCGTGTCGCTCGAGGAAGCCTTCTGGCAAGCCTTCCGCGAGATCGCCGCCAAGCGTGGCGTCACCCTGAACCAGCTCGCCGTCGAAATCGACGAAGGCCGCGAAACCGACATCGGCCTCGCCTCGGCCATCCGCGTCTTCGTGCTGGGCGAGCTGCGCGGTTAA
- a CDS encoding sulfurtransferase TusA family protein has protein sequence MSEETLDCIGLLCPLPVLRARKRLLALPAGTILAVQASDPMAAIDLPHFCAEAGHDFLGELQGAGFTTYRIRRNAT, from the coding sequence ATGTCCGAAGAAACCCTCGACTGCATCGGCCTTCTCTGCCCGCTTCCGGTGCTGCGCGCCCGCAAGCGCCTGCTTGCGCTGCCCGCAGGCACCATCCTCGCCGTGCAGGCCAGCGACCCCATGGCCGCAATCGACCTGCCGCATTTCTGCGCCGAAGCAGGCCATGATTTCCTCGGCGAGCTCCAAGGCGCAGGCTTCACCACCTACCGCATCCGCCGCAACGCCACCTGA